tcaacattaaAAAATTGAACACCTTTTTAAACAAATATGCATTAAAACTAATATGAATTAAAGTTTATAGGAATCAATTTAAATAAATTGTAATAAAAGAAAATACATCAAAATAGTCTggaaaacaaaatcaaattcatGAATGCATTTATGTAAttgaaatgaatattataatttaaaaattatattaaataaatcactTATCTTAATCTttattaaaaataagataattattttataataaaaagtatatattttttcatttctttAAAAATAGTTGAAAAATAGTAGTACTAATGAATAGTCTAATCtaatttttagattaaaaattatataataacacATAAAATTAACTCTCTTAAAGCATAGTTTTTTTAGATAAATAAaactttgtaaaattatttttatgttattgaaataattttcttgttttttgttgaatagtattttattttttgaagaatataaaaaataaatttacctaataattttataattttttatatataatgtaTATTGTTttgtcaataaatcaatcattttattaaaatgttaagttgtaaataaaaattcaaagcgCATGGTGACTTTTCCTTTTCCTCCATCTGACCTTTTCTTGACTTTTTCTTTTCCTCCATCTTATCTTTTCTTGACTTTTCCTTTTCCCCGCGTGACTTTTCCTTATCTATCTCATTTTCTCCTAATCTCCTTGTACGTTTGATATTATGATCCATTgtacaataattataaaaatatgttaGAATACACTTTAATGTGTGAAGAAATTTCAAAAGTCATAAAATATTGTTGGAATCAATGAATACTTTGGTTAATGTGCGAAAGAAATATGAAAAGGCATAGAAATGGTTGGAACCACAAAAATTTAATCGTGGAAATTGGTTAAAAGTTAAGTCTCTACGTTTTCCACTGCAATAATGATTAATTATGCATGTGGGAAAATGTAAAGATCAATATGGCTTAACAGTATTTGTCCAATAAATTCGTGTACCTGCATTGGTAACATTACAAAAATCTGAATTTATTTGCACTATTAATTAGCCTGCCATTTTAATAATGATCATAGcagattttttaaattaatttaatctttAACGTAAAATGACATTTAAGGGTACTAAATGAGgctattaaactatattaattaagttaattacgTAAATTGGTAGTatactattttattattaaatttgaagatttgatataataataaaatattaattattagtttttcataaatattaagtacataataaaatatagaatataaTTTATGCAATTTAAATGAATCATTATTGTTGtgtaaataaaaatgatatagtTAATGaaaattaggataaatcattatGCAATTCAAATGAatcattattgcattataaaccaAATATATATTAGGCGGGTATAGGAAACATCTGAAAAATTGGGCAAGTCTAGCCATAAAATTATGAAATTGTGTTTTAGAAAATCAtgtttttctatttataaaacatatatttatttaCAACACATATTCTAGGAAATCACATTTAAAAACAtatctttattaaaaaaacatttttttaattataaacaacatATCAtaaccaaaacatttttttaatcataatttcatcatttaaaaataataagtgaAATGTAGTTAATTCGAATTTGTACTTTTTCAATCACATCCTCAAATAGCTATAACTTATCTAATTTAACATGcactaatcaaaatattatattctATATTATATACAAAGaaacaattaaaatttaaaaatgacataatattaaaaatgacatattaaaaatgaaaaactaaTTCATTAATAATTCGTCTTAGACATGAAATAGTCTTAAAACCCCTAATATttaattttggatattaaaaTCGCAAGATATTCACAATTATACATGAAAATTATTATCTGataatttattatcatttaaaacTCACAAATTTGGAAAAAGTGTTGGCTCTTGTTGTGTTACTGGTATTGTTGAAATATCTTGGAGCGTATTGTTGAAATATCTTGGAGCATACAAACTGTACATATTAATAATCTTATACACATACAAAAATTTGTTAGGTTCTACATCCAACATAACTATTCAGTAACAATTCATGACCACCACCAATATAACTTGGCATTCTTACCAATTCCACCTCTTTGAAGTGAGTTGAGAAAAATATGTTGCAATCAATTACTCATTAAATTAGATGCAGTAATCAATTCCATATTGACATCATTTTCTGCAGTCAAAGTTTAATATTTTACAAAACCTATCatcactactagaaatttggcctacggccacgctaaaattgtccacagctcagaaactgtggccacatatatgatttggccatggtTATCAAAGCGTAGACGTATGTTATAGAATATTGAATTCGGAGTATGAAACTGTGGCCTTTACTTCAATTGCCACGGTTATAGAACTGCGGATATTTTAAGCCGCAAAGAAAAACCGCGACCTTATAATTTTGACTAAAAATGGTGGCTCAAATTCAAAAATTTAGTGCCCGCCATGTTTTCCCTCTTTTCTTTTCGCTTCCCTCTTTCGCttgttttatatttaatttttttttaagataagattaaaaagaaaaaaactaaaacaaataaacataaaaggggattagggttatgTGACCTTTAGATTCTTCTCTTCTCCCTCTCACGGTCGTGAAGCAGCAACAACGCCGGGGAAAGCCTTTCTCCTCCAACGAAACCGACATCATCGCACAGCCACCGTGAACATACGAATTATCACCTCTCATCTCGACTCTCTTCTATCTCTGGTCTCCACGCGTtctcaatctctctctctctcttctcaaatCCCAGGTTCTCTCTCGATTCTCTCCGATGAATTGAAATCACGcctcaacaagaacagaacaCGCTAAAAAAGAAGGTCACCACTCAGGTACGTCTTCGACTTTTACGCTTCGTTTTCTCCATATCAAATtttctcctcttttgcttctGTGTTTTTCGTCTTTGTTTCAGTTGTTGATACGTGGATGGAGTTGATGCGGGTTGAAGGTTCCTTCTGAGTTTGTGAAGACTTGAAGGATCgatcgaagaagatgaagaggggATGCCGTTTTCTTTGAAGGTTTTGTTGAGTTCTTTGATTCTGCAATGAGTATAACATTGCCTCTTCCTGATATCTATATCAATTGCATTTCATTGAGTTCTTTGATTGTGGTAAACCTTTGGGATGTTTTTTGGTTGATTCATTATGTGTTTTCGATCTATCCAACAGGTCTGAGATTGATCATTTGACAGCCTTATGCAGTCAAGGACTGTAGATGCACCTATTAGGGGAGAAGAGGGAGATACTTCAAAGCACTGTTGATCTTGTTCAAAATAACTTGAACTTAGAGGTTATTTCTATTATGTATATGAAATGAATAATTTGATTTGACTGGTTGTTGTATTAGCTCTTAATTATTGTACTGACTTATAGGTGATCTATGGGGATACTGATTCAATAATGATTTACAGTGGGCTAGATGATATTGCAAAAGCAACTTCAATAGCTAAGAAAGTTATTCAAGAGGTAAGGTTTGACTATTACTATTAACTATGCGAAGATCCTTTGAAACCTGTATGATGAACTCATGATGGGGTTGATGTTTATGTCACCTTTCTGCTTATCTTTTGCAACATGGTATTTTAGAAAAAATTTCCAGGCTTGTTATCCCTCCCGTGATATTGAAGTGATTTTTTATATACTTCAAATTTGAAAGGGCATTTGCTCTCTGCAGCTAGATCTTCTATGGTGTCAGTCTGGCTCAGGCCAGCTGTGGTGGTTGAATGTGAAGTTATTGGTGATTCCACCAATAATTATCCGAGCAGAGTTTAAAAAATGGGCATTGAACTGCTACAATATAATGTTGTGTTTCAATTTCTTTAAACATAAAAAGTTTCTACCTGAATACAACCTGTTTCAATTTCTTTAAACATAAAAAGTTTTTTTGTAAAGTTTCTTTACTGCTTGATTATAGGCTCTGGTCAATGTCTGTGGTGCCGTAGTCTGCAAGGAAGAATGCGATCCATTTGTATCTGTGACTCTTGTGAGGCAGGGTGCTAAACATAATGAAGTGAGAAAGACAATTAGCTTGACCTCTGAGAGTAGTGAACTTCTGTTTTCTGATGTTATTCCTGGAAAATACAGGCTTGAGGTTTGCCTTCTTTTGCATATTCCCATTTTGTTTGTGGTTTAGCTGAGTGGAATTTCTTTAGTTTTATGTTTTGATGCTTGAATACTTTCCTCTCAAATATTTACTGCTTTTTGTTCAGTATTAGTCGTTTGCTCGGATGTTCTAATTCATTTTAGTTTTTAACTGTTCTATAAAATTTCTTTTAGGTGAAACATAGTTCCCCTGAATCAGTGGCCAAGGAAGATAATTGGTGCTGGGAGAAGAGCTTCATAGATGTAAATATTAGAGCTGAGGACTTGGAAGGAATTGTTTTTGTTCAAAAAGGTTACTGGGTCAATGTGATCTCCACTCATGAAGTTAGGGGGGTTACATAACTCAACCTGATGGATCAACTGTGAATTTAAAGATTCAGGTATTTGTTCATTAGTCTGTTTAACTATGTTAGGAAATTGCAATTTAAAGATCAAATATCTATCTTTGAATATTCTCTTTGGGCCAATCCAGGAGAAAAGCTTACCTTTGTTCCTCGGGGCATTTAAGTGATCTTATACTAACTGTCTTAACTCTTATACTTGTAccattttgaatttatatttacAAGGCTTTTGTGGAGAGAGCTAGGATCAAGAAACGAAAAATCACTTATTAGTAGTCACTACCTGTTTACATGATTGTCAATTTATCCCACAAGGATAGACTGTGCACAGACTGTAATAATTAACTATAGTATGTATAGGGCATTTATACCATCTCATTCTAATTGTTCTAATTCCATTCCAACTCTTTTAAGTGCCTCATTTGTaccattttaaatttttagttacaTTTTCCAAATCTAATTTCTGTTTAATCCAGTCACTGAACTCAATAATGTATTTATGTTTGCAATTTTCCTTCAAGGCTGAAtgtttaaataacattttttttgtcCCTATGTTGCCTATAGTAATGAAATATAAGTGTATTATTCATATACTGCACAGAGTTTGTGATTCTGGGAGGTTTCTATAAGGAACTATCTTATAGAATGTGATAAACTAAacttaaaaataagaaatattattAAGAGGATTAAGAAAAAAATGAGAATTTATTCTTAAGATGAtacataagaaaagaaaaaaatagaatgcTTCTTAGTTTCCTTTACTACTACATATTGATcttctcatattaagctcttttcAAAACTATACTCAAACTACACCTTCCTTACTACTTTAAATAAATTGAAAGAGAATCAATAACTGTGTTtgtttgttcatttattttccaAATAGGGTCTTGAAGTTTTTAGGAAGAAGCATGTATTGGTGTTCATTTCGAGTCTTGATAGCATTGAAGATGAGATTTCACTTTTGAATTCAATCTATGAAAGATTGCAAGAAAACTCAAAAGAATCAATAGAAGGTTTCAAGAAAGAAGACTTCAAGATTTTGTGGATCCCCATTAAATGTATGTGTTAGGAGGTTCATGATTCTATCCTTGCTGCAGATCCACCCTCATGCTTCAAAACAAGTCTTGGATGAACTTTCTGAAAACCTTCAAATTCCTATTGTGGTTCAACCACCACAGATGCAGAGCTGCAGGTGATTAATAGAGTTTTCAAACAAGTCTTGGATGAACTTTTTGAAAACCTTGAAATATTGTCATATTGTCTTTGCTTCTTTAAAGGTGTTGTTCAAAGTCCATAAGTTTTTCCTCATGTTTATTTATAGCTAAAAGTTCAGCCATAAGTTTTTTGTGGTCTTGTTTAGATTTCATTAAATTTTCTATATACTTTTTTATAAGCATTTTTATAAGTTCATGTTCAGCCATAAGTTCTTGTGTGATCTTGTGTGGTCTTGTTCAGCCATAAGTTCATGTTCTATATGCTTTTTTATAAGCATTTTCTTCTACATGCTTTAAAACATGTCAGACTAAAATATATTTCATATGTACTAGTAACATTCTCCCCCGCCTATTAGTTACCCAAGTGTTCCTTTGTGCAAATGGGGTTTCATATGGATTTGTTTCAACATTTGAAAACTCTTGATCAACTCTTGTTTCAACTCTTGATCAACATTTGAAAACCACCTTGGTTTCTAAAATACATATAAAAAACATAAGCTTATAAATGAGCCTCTAAAGTTGTAATATGCTGAATGATGTTTGGAATGATGTTTATTGCAGATTGGAGACGAAGAAGATTGTGATGAAGATATGGAAGAAGCTTGTGATCATGAAGATGTGAAAGAAGGTTGTCctgaagatgtggaagaagaaCAAGGAGATGATCAAGAAGAATTTTAAGAAGTTGTGTTTTATATTATCTAGCTAACTAGTTCTTAGAAGTTGTGTTTTAAGAAGTTGTGTTTTATATTATCCAACTTATTAGTGACACtacaaaaaaaattacttttgacgttaatgttaatttgcttgtaattaattagattctaatcatcaatattattgttaattatatatatatatatatatatatatatatatatatatatatatatgatacagaaataaaccgtggcaagattactggtttagaatgcataacatataacaacggttttaaataggtggtcataacaaaaccgtggctatatcttgaactaatactgtgtcgtaaacgttaaaatgaagccgtggctttaccatatagccacagtttttAAGTCATGGCAAgtacaaaccgcggccttaatcaagctacctaaaccgtggcctaaaaaagccgcggttgtaaaaaaggcgtggtctataccaaaaaaccgtggactttactttaggccacgaccgtatactccacagttggatttccgtggccaaaccgtggcctaagcgttacgccacggttattttgcatatagcctcggttttctgggGGTGGCAGGAGGCCTTTTTTCCTGTAGTGCATATATTTGATGAGAAAATTAGAAACCGTAAGTTAATGTTACAATGATAAAAGTAGAAA
This Vicia villosa cultivar HV-30 ecotype Madison, WI unplaced genomic scaffold, Vvil1.0 ctg.002544F_1_1, whole genome shotgun sequence DNA region includes the following protein-coding sequences:
- the LOC131639131 gene encoding uncharacterized protein LOC131639131 — protein: MHLLGEKREILQSTVDLVQNNLNLEVIYGDTDSIMIYSGLDDIAKATSIAKKVIQEALVNVCGAVVCKEECDPFVSVTLVRQGAKHNEVRKTISLTSESSELLFSDVIPGKYRLEVKHSSPESVAKEDNWCWEKSFIDVNIRAEDLEGIVFVQKGYWVNVISTHEVRGVT